In Pirellula sp. SH-Sr6A, the DNA window GCCCGAGCCGATTCTTTTTCATGGTGAATTCCGGCAGAATCCCTCTATGATGCTTAATCCTCTCCACATCCACCACTGGCCCCTCCTGTCCCAAGAAAGTATCCCCATGCTCGCGATGCGAAACGTAGCGCCACCATTTTTCTGTTGCCCTCCCCTTTTCGATCGATTCCTGGCTCGGGTGAAAACCTCGGCTGCAGTCAGCATCGCATGGGTCGGCCTTGTCTCACTCTTTCCTGGCTCACTCATTTCCGGTTCTCTTGCTGCGGCCGATCCCGATCTTGGGTTTCAAACGCGGCACGGTGATGAAATCGTTGTCTGTGGACAACTTTACCGCATTGGAACACCTGTCAAACTCTGGATGGACCAAGGGGGTTATGACGCCTACCGAACCACGCGCCGCTTTTCCCCCTTCGATCAGCGAAGCTGGGAGAAAACGGTTGCTGACATGAAAGAGGGGAAGGTCGATTTTGTAACCAAGCCCCAGGAGTTGCATCCGGATCGATATGGTCTTCGGTTCGAGCGAGCATCGGCGACAGAGTATACCCCCGAGCAACTCGCGGAGATCCGGGGTGGCGGTTGGGATCTGAGCACTTTGCAAGAAAAAGTCGACCAATTCGTGTTGCACTTCGACGTATGCGGGACGAGTGCCCAGTGCTTCTACATTCTGCACGACAAACGGGGCCTGAGCGTTCACTTCATGCTCGATGTCGATGGCACGATCTACCAAACCCTTGACCTCAAAGAGAGAGCGTGGCATTCGACAAAAGCAAACGATCGGAGTATCGGTATCGAAATCGCCAACATCGGTGCTTACAGGCCCGACTCCCGCGACAACCCCTTTGCCAAGTGGTATCGAACCGACGAATCGGGCCAAGTACGACTCACCTTCCCCGAGAGTATCAAGGGTCGCGAGGCGCTCCTAGACAAAACACTTCGGCCTCGAAAACCAGAGCCAGTCAAGGGCTCGATCCATGGTCGAGACTATGTGCAATACGATTACACACCGGAGCAGTACGCGGCCTTGATCAAACTTTCGGCCGCGTTGAGTGACATCTTTCCGAAACTCAAACCCGATGCTCCACGCACCCCAGAGGGTAACATCATCGACCGAACGCTCAGCGACGAACAGTGGGCCTCGTTCTCCGGCATCCTGGGTCACTACCACGTCCAGTCCAACAAGACCGATCCTGGCCCGGCATTGGACTGGGAGTATTTGCTCGAAGGTGTTCGCACTCAGAAAGCTCAAATTGAAGCTGCTAGAGTGAATCCGGGCAGCAAGTAGTTCTAAGGTTGGAAATCAAGTGCACGCAACGGCGCTAAGTCGCAAAGCTCTAACTGGAATTCCTTGCGTCTTTGCGCCTTGGCGAGAGTTTCAAACTCAAATAAAACCGGGGCAAAACTTGAGCACCCGGCCCTGATTTGCGTTGAGCCTACCTCTCGCCAACGGTCAATACCGTCGACGTTCGCTATTTGCTGGTCATGCCACCAAAAAATGGGAACAGCTTGCGAATCTCCTCATCGCTAGGCTGGTGACCGTATTCGCAAATCTCGAATACTTCCGCATGACGAATCGATTTGGCTTTGTCAGGCCCGTACCATTTTTCGAGGGTCATGCGGAAGTCGTCTGCTTCCGAGGTCTGGCGGCGTTCCCAGCGTTCGCGAAGCCAAGCTCGCCGGGCTTCTGGTTGGTTCGCCGGCGGGGCCTTGGCCATCTGCTCGGCCGAGCCCAGAGCGCCCCCTTCAAATGTTTGCGATTCTAGCGCTAGCAAAGCATCCACTTTCTTTTCGAAGACTTCGTCGACGGCAACCGCGATGTCCCCTCGGAAAGGATAAGGCTTCTTGAATCGGTCGCTGCTGTAAAGAAAGACCGGATTCTTCTGCAACGGTTTGACGTCGGGACAAAAGAAGGGAACTGCCACCATATACGCGGCGTCTTGAACGAGAACTCCAACATAGCGGTGATCCGGATGGTAATCCCAAGGCCTATGGGAGATCACGACATCCGCATTCCACTCTCGAATCAATTTGGTGATCAGCTTTCGATTCTCCAGGGTGGGAAGAAGCTCTCCGTCATGGATGTCGAGAACCTCGTAGGTCACTCCGAGCCTCCGCGCTACTTCCGTCGACTCCGCGGTTCGGCGCTGCGCTAGAGCCCCTCCCGACATTTCCCAGTGGCCGATGTCTCCATTGGTAACCGACACGAGCTTCACCGCGTGCCCCTGCTGAGCCCACAGCGCCGCGGTACCTCCACTCTTGTATTCGGCATCATCCGGATGCGCTCCAAAACAGATGATGCGCAGCTTTTCGGTCGTGCTCTCTTGCGCAATCGCGTCCGAGCAGGAACAGAGAATCGAAATCAAAAGTGGCATCCAGACGCCGACCGAAATCGGGAATATTCGCATGATGAAGAATCCTGGGGAGGCTAGGTGGGAGATCCGGGGCTGCCCTGGCAGGCAAGGTCAACCCGAAGGAACGTTTCTAAAGTGTAACCGATCGGCGCAAGATTCTTTCGCATCGAGATTCTTTCGCACAAGAGGAGTTTCGAATCGCTAAACTGAGAACACGCCATCCCCGCAGTTCTTCGTTGCGACCTGTATGCGGGTGCAACGCACCTATCCTTCCTCTCGCCGATCGTCATCACCATGAAAACCAGCCGCTATTCTTTTCCCTGTACCACATCGCTCCGAGGTCACTTCACCCGCCTGCTTGCGTGGGGATGTTTGACTGTTCCACTTTCTTCCGATGCGTTTTCGCAGCGACGGGATGTGAACTACGACGAAGCCAAAATCGATATTGGCGTCTTGCCTGACCCTATGGTTTTGCCAAACGGTGCAAAGGCGACACGCGAAAATTGGAAGTCCCATCGCGAAGCGTTAGTCAAACTTCTTGCCGATCAACAGTTCGGATTCGCACCGAGCGGTGCCGTGGAATTGAAGTCGGAGGTCGTTGAAGAAGCGACGATGCACGATGGCAGGACGCTGCGTCGGCAAGTCGTTGTCACTTTCAAAACGCCGTCAGAGGAACATTCCGTCGATCTTGCGATCTTCCTTCCCAAGGGAACAAAAGTAAAAGGGACCTTCCTCGGGCTGAACTTCCAAGGCAATCATTCCATCGACGACGATCCTGCGCTTCGCATTCCAAAATCTTGGATCGCGAATAACAAAGACACAGGGGTAACAAACAATCAAGCGAACGAGCAAGGACGAGGCAAGCAATCGCGTCGGTGGCCGATTGAAGAGATTACGGCGCGCGGGTACGCCGTCGCAACGGCTTATTATGGTGATATCGATCCCGATTTTGATGATGGTTTTAACAACGGAGTGCACCGACTCTTTCCGGATCAGAAACCCGATGCGAATCACCCCAATCGATGGGGTACGATCGCGGCGTGGAGTTGGGGAATCTCTCGACTGCTCGATGTGGTTTCGCAACAGCCTGAACTCAACGAGACGAACTATGCCGTCGTCGGGCACTCGCGCCTGGGCAAGGCGGCATTGTGGGCAGGTGCGAACGACGAGAGATTTACGCTCGTCATCTCCAACAACTCCGGTTGCGGAGGAGCGGCACTAGAACGTCGTAACTTCGGTGAAACCGTGGCGATCATCAACAATTCTTTCCCGCATTGGTTCTGCGGGAACTTTAAGAAATACTCGAAGAACGAAAAAGGGATGCCTCACGACGCGCACTTTATCATTGCCAGCATCGCACCTCGCGCGGTTTACATCGCTAGCGCGACCGAAGACCAATGGGCAGACCCCAAGGGAGAACATCTGAGCGGGTTCTATGCTACACCCGTTTATAAAATGCTCGGACTCTCAGGTTTGGATAGCGAAACGCCTCCTGCTCCTGACACGAGTGTCGGTGGCAACATTGGATACCATGCTCGAACAGGTGCTCATGACATCCTATCTTTCGATTGGCAACGTTACATGGACTTTGCCGATCGCCAATGGAAGAAGTAAAGTTGGTGGCCTTGTTCAAAACTGAGAATTTCGTCGAAGAAATCCTCGTTCGCTTCGGATGATGACCGTTCGTGTCAATGGATGCAACGATAAAGATAAAGTCTCAAAGCTGACGATCGTTCGATCGATATCCAAGGTGTGAGCGAGCCTTGACCGTTTGGTCAGGACACGCTCTTCGAGTACCACCGCACCTTGAGCGTATCGAAGCCGTCGCGGCAACTTGAGTGATTTGCATCCAGGCCCTCCAAAAGATTTCGAAGCGAGTACGATGGCGAAGTTTTATGTTCAAAGCGGTTCCCTTCGGGGGATTGTCGATTGTTACGATGCAGAGTGCGCGGCGGTTTGGGCAGTTCATCGCATCATGTTGCGTGTACCGGAGTCGGTCGGCCTCGAACTTCTCGCATCCGACATCGACGAGGCGACGGAAGCAAAGTTCGGAGAAGCTATGTTTGAACTCGATGAAACCATCCGCGTGAGCGAGCAAGGCTTCGATCGCGAGGACGCTAGCAAACTGGATCTGCACCACGCTTTTGTTCAATGGCACCAGTTGAAGAAGGCAATCGACGCGATTTCGAAGAATTGGGATCGCAAACTGGGGGAATAGATCGTCGTTGTCAGCACCGAAAAGAAGCCTCCTCCGACCGACACCGTTTTAAAATGAAAACGGCGTCCGAACCCGACAAACCGACTCACGGCTCTATTTCTCCGGCTAGTGTGGCCAGTTAGAATGGAAGGTGCCTCGTTTAGGAAGGGTTTATCTTGTCGGCTGATTCGTCGCACAATCCATTCGGTTCCCAGGAGCCCTTTCGTCCTCACTTCAGTTTGGGGATGATTTTTCTTTTGCTGGTCGTCAACGCTGGAATTTGCATTTTGCTCCTCTTGGCGACGCGGGTACCCATGATCTCCGATGTCGTCAATGATTTTTGGGGGCTCCCCAAGTCGAGCCGAGGGGAAACCGACCGAACCACCCATCTCGTGTTTCTCATGGCCTGCTACGCGGCCCCCCTAGCGATGACAGCTGCCGTGTCTCTCGCCTATTCGCTCGCGGCAAAATGGATGCGGTCCCAGAGCGAGATGGATTCCGATGAGGACATTACCGACTCTCCCTTCGCTTGAGGCGTTGCATGCCAATCCCTTCCCACCGCCATCTTCAGTTCGAACCCTAGTGAATTGCCATGTCTGAAATTCTCCAAGCGATCGAGTTTCATTTGGGGCGGAAGATGAACGGGCACGACTGGAATTATTACAGTGTGCTTGGATTGGAGCCGACTGCGACGCTGGAAGAAATCAAGGCCGGGCTGAAGACATCTGCTGCCGCGTGGAATGCGTCCGATCGGAAAACCCATCCAGGTCGCGCCCAAAAAGTAGCCCAAATCCTTCGCGAAGCGCAAGCAACCTTGCTGGACGCCGAGAAGAAAGACGCCTACGACCAACAGCTGAGAACGCCATCCGAGCTAGAGTTTTTTTCCTTCGATCCGATGGCTTCGTTCGATCCGTCGCAGCTCCCAGCGCAGAATTTCCA includes these proteins:
- a CDS encoding PIG-L deacetylase family protein, whose product is MRIFPISVGVWMPLLISILCSCSDAIAQESTTEKLRIICFGAHPDDAEYKSGGTAALWAQQGHAVKLVSVTNGDIGHWEMSGGALAQRRTAESTEVARRLGVTYEVLDIHDGELLPTLENRKLITKLIREWNADVVISHRPWDYHPDHRYVGVLVQDAAYMVAVPFFCPDVKPLQKNPVFLYSSDRFKKPYPFRGDIAVAVDEVFEKKVDALLALESQTFEGGALGSAEQMAKAPPANQPEARRAWLRERWERRQTSEADDFRMTLEKWYGPDKAKSIRHAEVFEICEYGHQPSDEEIRKLFPFFGGMTSK
- a CDS encoding N-acetylmuramoyl-L-alanine amidase, whose protein sequence is MMLNPLHIHHWPLLSQESIPMLAMRNVAPPFFCCPPLFDRFLARVKTSAAVSIAWVGLVSLFPGSLISGSLAAADPDLGFQTRHGDEIVVCGQLYRIGTPVKLWMDQGGYDAYRTTRRFSPFDQRSWEKTVADMKEGKVDFVTKPQELHPDRYGLRFERASATEYTPEQLAEIRGGGWDLSTLQEKVDQFVLHFDVCGTSAQCFYILHDKRGLSVHFMLDVDGTIYQTLDLKERAWHSTKANDRSIGIEIANIGAYRPDSRDNPFAKWYRTDESGQVRLTFPESIKGREALLDKTLRPRKPEPVKGSIHGRDYVQYDYTPEQYAALIKLSAALSDIFPKLKPDAPRTPEGNIIDRTLSDEQWASFSGILGHYHVQSNKTDPGPALDWEYLLEGVRTQKAQIEAARVNPGSK
- a CDS encoding acetylxylan esterase, whose amino-acid sequence is MKTSRYSFPCTTSLRGHFTRLLAWGCLTVPLSSDAFSQRRDVNYDEAKIDIGVLPDPMVLPNGAKATRENWKSHREALVKLLADQQFGFAPSGAVELKSEVVEEATMHDGRTLRRQVVVTFKTPSEEHSVDLAIFLPKGTKVKGTFLGLNFQGNHSIDDDPALRIPKSWIANNKDTGVTNNQANEQGRGKQSRRWPIEEITARGYAVATAYYGDIDPDFDDGFNNGVHRLFPDQKPDANHPNRWGTIAAWSWGISRLLDVVSQQPELNETNYAVVGHSRLGKAALWAGANDERFTLVISNNSGCGGAALERRNFGETVAIINNSFPHWFCGNFKKYSKNEKGMPHDAHFIIASIAPRAVYIASATEDQWADPKGEHLSGFYATPVYKMLGLSGLDSETPPAPDTSVGGNIGYHARTGAHDILSFDWQRYMDFADRQWKK